From a single Bacteroidales bacterium genomic region:
- a CDS encoding FAD:protein FMN transferase — protein sequence MRKNFFYFFVVCALCIFVSCKQKQFIKFSGLAQGTTYSISYYDYEGRNFQKDIDSILKNFDKSVSIYDSTSLISKINKTGDPVKVDKYFTDIFNKAKIVSEQTNGALDVTVGPLVNAFGFGFKNKEKISDTLIDSLKKLVNYKNVKIENGYLVKSNPAICLDFNAIAQGYSVDVISKYLESKEVENYCVEIGGEVFAKGTKANGKRWNVGIEKPVDNSEERELKATIYLENKGLTTAGNYRKFYIENGIKYSHTIDPATGYPVRHSLLSVSVIADNCIDADAYDTAFMVMGLEKSLAFLKEHKELEAYFIYSDKDGKMKTYETDGLKELLTEK from the coding sequence ATGAGGAAGAATTTTTTTTATTTTTTTGTTGTATGTGCGCTTTGCATTTTTGTTTCATGTAAACAAAAACAATTCATTAAATTTTCAGGACTGGCACAGGGGACAACATATTCCATTTCGTACTACGATTATGAGGGCAGAAATTTTCAGAAGGATATTGATTCTATTTTAAAAAACTTTGATAAATCAGTTTCAATTTATGACTCCACTTCGTTAATCTCAAAAATTAATAAAACAGGCGATCCTGTAAAAGTTGATAAATATTTTACTGATATTTTTAATAAAGCAAAAATTGTTTCCGAACAAACCAATGGTGCGCTGGATGTAACAGTAGGTCCATTGGTAAATGCTTTTGGATTTGGATTTAAAAATAAAGAAAAAATAAGCGATACATTAATTGATAGTTTGAAAAAACTGGTGAATTATAAAAATGTAAAAATCGAAAACGGATACCTTGTAAAATCTAACCCTGCGATTTGCCTTGATTTTAATGCCATTGCACAAGGCTATTCGGTTGATGTAATTTCAAAATATTTGGAAAGTAAAGAAGTGGAAAATTATTGTGTTGAAATTGGAGGCGAAGTATTTGCGAAAGGAACAAAAGCAAATGGCAAACGGTGGAATGTGGGTATTGAAAAACCTGTTGATAATAGTGAGGAGCGGGAACTTAAAGCAACAATTTATCTGGAAAATAAAGGGCTTACTACTGCCGGAAATTATAGGAAATTTTATATTGAGAATGGTATAAAATATTCGCACACCATCGATCCGGCAACAGGTTATCCTGTAAGGCATTCTTTATTGAGTGTTTCAGTAATAGCCGATAATTGTATTGATGCTGATGCTTATGATACCGCATTCATGGTAATGGGACTTGAAAAATCATTAGCCTTCCTAAAGGAGCATAAGGAGCTGGAAGCATATTTTATTTATTCTGATAAAGACGGGAAAATGAAAACGTACGAAACAGATGGATTGAAAGAGTTACTTACAGAAAAATAA
- a CDS encoding PorP/SprF family type IX secretion system membrane protein: protein MVFKKNIFVFSLLFHGIIFCRAQSDVAYDHIMAAATYYNPSFAGANGKTSFSFNFNNNDNKNKPDNNSYFFSMDTYTRMLRGGIGILGNFNQTHNQLKSSMYLGAIYAPKISLENNINISPSLKLGYVYNKDIVLYSADSISFDSMIYGMDDYDISLGLLVNSDRFYAGVSVDHLMQPEVNCFDKGDFIIRRKYIAQFGYHYAWNKNASSIWHLNLISQYQPYNSFIFLNDYFVSKKFPYHVGAGKYYYRLLFGAGYKYKFHPYDEHFAYVGFGVQNHAITLGGGFEFLSTSYIPKTFEISVKYVLNNY from the coding sequence ATGGTTTTTAAAAAAAACATATTTGTTTTTAGTTTGCTTTTTCATGGCATTATATTTTGCCGGGCTCAATCCGATGTAGCGTACGACCATATCATGGCGGCTGCAACATATTATAACCCTTCGTTTGCAGGAGCCAATGGCAAAACATCCTTTTCCTTTAATTTTAATAATAATGATAATAAAAATAAGCCTGATAATAATTCGTATTTTTTTTCTATGGATACCTATACGCGTATGCTTCGCGGAGGAATAGGAATATTGGGGAATTTTAACCAGACACATAACCAGCTTAAATCATCAATGTATTTGGGAGCAATATATGCCCCGAAAATAAGTCTCGAAAATAATATCAATATATCACCTTCTTTAAAGTTGGGATATGTTTATAATAAAGATATTGTATTGTATTCAGCAGATTCTATAAGTTTTGATTCGATGATTTATGGAATGGATGATTATGATATTTCATTGGGTTTACTTGTAAATTCTGATAGGTTTTATGCAGGCGTGTCTGTTGATCATCTTATGCAGCCAGAAGTAAATTGTTTTGATAAAGGTGATTTCATTATTCGAAGGAAATATATTGCCCAGTTCGGTTATCATTATGCGTGGAACAAGAATGCAAGTTCAATATGGCATTTAAATTTGATTTCACAATACCAGCCTTACAACAGTTTTATTTTTCTGAATGATTATTTTGTAAGTAAAAAATTTCCATACCATGTGGGTGCAGGGAAATATTATTACAGGCTTCTTTTTGGTGCAGGATATAAATATAAATTTCATCCTTATGATGAACATTTTGCATATGTCGGATTCGGGGTGCAAAACCATGCTATCACTTTAGGCGGTGGTTTTGAGTTTCTTTCTACATCATATATTCCTAAAACTTTTGAGATTTCTGTAAAATATGTTCTCAATAATTATTAG
- a CDS encoding RnfABCDGE type electron transport complex subunit E, translating to MRPIQNISKGILRENPVFILVLGLCPALAVTDSMVKAIGMGLTTTFVLILSNATVSIFKDSILEKTRSTVFLVIIATFVTVADLLLKTFFPEFDKALGIYVPLIVINSIILGRAEKFAQKNNVVSSIFDGFFMGIGFTIALLFLGTIRETLGNGSFLGYKFVSENSNTILFFILPPGAFIVYGFIIALFKYIYKKNK from the coding sequence ATGAGACCCATACAAAATATCAGCAAAGGAATTTTAAGGGAAAACCCTGTGTTCATTTTGGTATTGGGATTATGCCCTGCTCTTGCTGTTACCGACTCAATGGTAAAAGCTATTGGCATGGGATTAACAACAACTTTTGTTTTAATATTATCGAATGCTACAGTATCAATTTTTAAAGATAGTATTCTTGAAAAAACCCGTTCTACTGTTTTCCTTGTAATTATAGCAACATTTGTAACTGTTGCCGATTTATTATTAAAAACCTTTTTCCCTGAGTTTGATAAAGCATTAGGAATATATGTTCCATTAATTGTAATCAATAGTATTATTCTCGGACGTGCAGAAAAATTCGCACAAAAAAATAATGTTGTATCATCAATATTCGACGGGTTTTTCATGGGAATAGGTTTTACAATAGCTTTATTATTCCTGGGAACAATCAGGGAAACATTGGGAAATGGTTCTTTCTTAGGATATAAATTTGTAAGCGAGAATTCAAACACCATATTATTTTTTATTCTTCCTCCGGGAGCATTTATTGTGTATGGATTTATAATTGCACTATTTAAATATATTTATAAAAAAAATAAATAG
- a CDS encoding type IX secretion system membrane protein PorP/SprF, with translation MKKSYYIISILFFFMMSITKAQDPHFTQFYANPIYLNPAFAGSAICPRVIMNYRNQWPAIPAAYVTYNASYDQYIKNMSGGVGLMLTSDNAGEGVLQTNTVSGIYSYSASISPSFSIKAGFQATLRQINLDWEKLYFGDQIDARLGFVYITNEKCPEELNLLMPDFSAGILGYSENFYAGFAVHHLTTPDEGFIATSYLPRRYTAHIGCVISTEQHRRRRKLEDPYISPNLLFMKQRDFEQMNYGLYFNKYPFVTGLWFRQGFDNPDAFIVLIGIQTSVMKFGYSYDVTVSKLASASGGSHEISWIMQLPCRERPVRYRRIVCPTF, from the coding sequence ATGAAAAAATCATATTACATAATATCCATACTTTTCTTTTTTATGATGAGTATAACCAAGGCTCAGGACCCTCACTTCACACAGTTCTATGCCAATCCTATTTACCTGAATCCTGCTTTTGCAGGTTCGGCAATATGCCCGAGAGTTATAATGAATTACCGAAACCAGTGGCCTGCTATTCCTGCGGCATATGTAACGTATAATGCTTCATATGATCAGTATATTAAAAATATGTCGGGTGGAGTAGGGTTAATGCTAACGAGCGATAATGCAGGCGAGGGTGTTTTGCAAACCAATACCGTATCCGGAATTTATTCATATAGTGCGAGTATTTCACCGTCTTTCTCAATAAAAGCAGGGTTTCAGGCAACTCTCAGGCAAATAAATCTGGACTGGGAAAAGCTATATTTTGGCGACCAGATTGATGCCCGGTTAGGATTTGTGTATATAACAAATGAAAAATGTCCTGAAGAGCTAAACCTCCTGATGCCTGATTTTAGTGCAGGAATTTTAGGTTATAGCGAAAATTTTTACGCAGGATTTGCAGTACATCATTTAACAACACCCGACGAAGGTTTTATTGCTACATCCTATTTGCCGCGTCGTTATACAGCGCATATAGGTTGTGTAATAAGTACCGAACAACATCGCCGGAGAAGAAAACTGGAAGACCCTTATATTTCGCCAAACCTGCTTTTTATGAAACAGCGCGATTTTGAACAAATGAATTATGGGTTATATTTTAATAAATATCCTTTTGTAACAGGGCTTTGGTTCAGGCAGGGTTTTGATAATCCTGATGCATTTATTGTTCTTATAGGAATACAAACAAGTGTTATGAAATTTGGATACAGCTATGATGTTACTGTTTCAAAGCTGGCAAGCGCTTCAGGCGGTTCGCATGAAATTTCATGGATAATGCAGCTCCCCTGTCGTGAACGACCTGTTCGTTACAGGAGGATTGTTTGTCCGACATTTTAG
- a CDS encoding T9SS type A sorting domain-containing protein, which produces MIKKITILSVIGIIIFYFIYVDKYAFSNKDGSSPGGYSSSQGDSYKDCTDDCHGGTPINVTGWITTNIPTAGYTGGTQYTISATATSTQKKGFELTAEKTGTTTKIGTFASGTGTKLCNNSKAVCTSNWATTSPKTWTFTWIAPAAGTGSVTFYASFALSYSSTRNCSLVVAEACTAPTLSISPTSPTICSGNSTTLTASGTSASYSWSSGGTTAAITVSPTTNTTYTVTGTLSGCTSTSSVTVSVTQTPTTPTITQISNYLQSSATTGNQWYNSSGAISGATSQTYTPQTTDTYYVIVTSNNCPSAHSNSITVNTTGIADNTNNKNYFELYPNPAYDFLTVINPGIQNAKYSIYNVQGKLLYFQPAVNKNTTINISNLEKGVYFIKAESTEGTTIKRFIKE; this is translated from the coding sequence ATGATTAAAAAAATTACGATTTTATCGGTTATCGGCATTATTATTTTTTATTTTATTTATGTTGATAAATATGCTTTCAGTAATAAAGATGGTTCTTCTCCCGGTGGCTATAGTAGTTCTCAGGGCGACAGCTACAAAGATTGTACTGACGATTGTCATGGTGGTACGCCAATAAATGTGACTGGTTGGATTACTACCAATATCCCAACAGCAGGTTATACAGGAGGAACACAATATACAATTTCTGCAACTGCTACAAGCACACAGAAAAAAGGATTTGAACTTACAGCAGAAAAAACGGGGACAACCACTAAAATAGGAACTTTTGCATCCGGCACAGGAACCAAACTTTGTAATAATAGCAAAGCGGTATGTACTTCTAATTGGGCTACAACAAGTCCAAAAACATGGACATTTACATGGATAGCACCTGCTGCAGGAACAGGTTCTGTAACATTTTATGCTTCGTTTGCTCTTAGTTACTCTTCTACAAGAAATTGTTCTTTAGTAGTAGCCGAGGCTTGCACTGCTCCTACATTAAGCATATCACCAACCAGCCCTACAATTTGCAGCGGTAATTCTACAACATTAACCGCAAGCGGAACATCTGCATCATATAGCTGGAGCTCCGGAGGCACAACAGCAGCTATTACCGTTAGTCCCACTACCAATACCACTTATACGGTTACCGGTACTTTATCAGGTTGCACTTCTACTTCAAGTGTAACCGTTAGTGTTACTCAAACACCCACTACACCTACTATAACACAAATAAGCAATTATTTACAGTCATCTGCAACTACCGGAAACCAATGGTATAACAGTTCGGGAGCTATTTCAGGCGCTACAAGTCAAACATACACTCCGCAAACTACCGACACCTATTATGTTATTGTTACTTCCAATAATTGTCCTTCGGCTCATTCCAATTCAATAACAGTAAACACAACAGGTATTGCTGACAATACAAATAATAAAAATTATTTTGAATTGTACCCGAACCCTGCGTACGATTTTTTAACTGTAATTAATCCCGGTATTCAAAATGCTAAATATTCCATTTACAATGTTCAGGGGAAATTATTATACTTTCAACCGGCTGTAAATAAAAATACAACTATCAATATTTCTAATCTTGAAAAAGGTGTGTATTTTATAAAAGCAGAAAGTACTGAAGGAACAACAATAAAAAGATTTATTAAAGAATAA
- a CDS encoding RNA polymerase sigma factor, whose protein sequence is MNINTEIIEACKKNERSAQKFVYEKFFSRFYAVCVRYIKDREEALEVLNDGFINMFKNIEQYKCDGSFEGWARRIIVNKAIDYIRSNKKYKEVFKYIDDYKDVPVKIEIEEDMFDINELYDMVHNLPNIYRMVFNLYAIDGFSHKEIAERIGVSEGTSRWYLSESRKMLKEKLTLVSIMI, encoded by the coding sequence ATGAATATAAATACAGAAATAATAGAAGCTTGTAAAAAGAACGAACGTTCTGCGCAAAAATTCGTTTATGAAAAATTTTTCAGCAGGTTTTATGCAGTATGTGTGAGGTATATCAAGGACAGGGAGGAAGCGCTTGAAGTATTGAACGATGGTTTTATCAATATGTTTAAAAATATTGAACAGTATAAATGCGATGGAAGTTTTGAAGGTTGGGCAAGAAGAATTATTGTAAACAAAGCAATTGATTATATCAGGTCGAATAAAAAATACAAAGAAGTATTTAAATATATTGACGATTACAAAGATGTTCCTGTTAAAATAGAAATAGAAGAGGATATGTTCGATATTAATGAACTTTATGATATGGTACATAACCTGCCGAATATATATCGCATGGTTTTTAATTTATACGCTATTGATGGGTTCTCGCATAAAGAGATTGCCGAAAGAATAGGAGTAAGCGAAGGAACATCAAGGTGGTATTTGTCGGAAAGCAGAAAAATGTTAAAAGAAAAACTCACCCTTGTAAGCATAATGATATGA
- a CDS encoding RnfABCDGE type electron transport complex subunit C: MKKEYTKINVGEVYLNDNRLSANHPIEKVALPEFVSIPLFQHSGNPAIPIVEKDSFVKTGQLIAKADGRISSNIHSSVTGRIIEIKEITEKKERHRKEIVIRTKDDVWEENIDTTDTLIKEITLPVPEIINRIRDNGVVELNGTAFPLHVKLSVQHKQKENIIIINSAENEAYISSDHRLMLEKGEELFIGTSILMKVYDTNKGIIAIEKEKKDVLKNMLNISKQYPNIEIIALKKNVLYYNRQKLIKTLTGKNVPDNSTDLPAGYLTHNIATTFAVYEAVQKNKPLIERIITVSDLDIKKGANLQVRIGTPLTPIFEKVCSVDINKKRIINGNVIRGKEILELQTPINKKSIGLFTFSKRDTLFKCIRCSQCINACPMGLEPYRLAMHVRNSDFVLLRKEKILNCTNCGTCGYVCPTGRPVLDLIRYGRKKITEIQNNPQTEI, translated from the coding sequence TTGAAAAAAGAATACACAAAAATAAACGTAGGCGAAGTTTACCTCAACGATAACAGGCTTTCAGCAAATCACCCGATAGAAAAAGTTGCGCTTCCTGAATTTGTGAGTATTCCTTTATTTCAGCATTCCGGGAACCCGGCTATACCTATTGTAGAGAAAGACAGCTTTGTAAAAACAGGACAACTCATCGCCAAAGCTGATGGAAGAATATCATCAAATATTCATTCCTCAGTAACAGGAAGAATAATTGAAATAAAAGAAATTACTGAAAAAAAAGAAAGGCACAGGAAAGAAATCGTTATCCGAACCAAAGATGATGTGTGGGAAGAAAATATTGACACCACTGATACTTTAATTAAAGAGATAACTCTGCCTGTTCCGGAAATAATAAACAGGATAAGAGATAACGGAGTTGTTGAATTGAACGGAACAGCTTTCCCGTTACATGTAAAATTATCTGTTCAACACAAGCAAAAAGAAAATATTATTATCATAAACAGCGCCGAAAATGAAGCCTACATATCATCCGATCACAGGTTAATGCTTGAAAAAGGAGAGGAATTATTTATCGGAACTTCAATCTTAATGAAGGTTTACGATACTAATAAAGGGATTATTGCAATTGAGAAAGAAAAAAAAGATGTTTTGAAAAACATGCTGAATATTTCAAAACAATATCCCAATATTGAAATCATTGCTTTGAAAAAAAATGTCCTGTATTATAACCGGCAAAAATTAATAAAAACCCTGACAGGAAAAAATGTTCCGGATAATTCTACCGATCTCCCTGCCGGATACTTAACACATAACATCGCTACTACTTTTGCTGTTTATGAAGCTGTACAAAAAAATAAACCGCTTATTGAAAGAATCATAACAGTAAGCGATTTAGATATAAAAAAGGGAGCTAACTTACAAGTAAGAATTGGAACTCCATTAACTCCCATCTTCGAAAAAGTATGTTCAGTTGATATAAATAAAAAAAGAATTATTAATGGAAATGTAATAAGAGGAAAAGAAATTTTAGAATTACAAACACCAATTAATAAAAAGAGCATCGGTCTTTTTACCTTTTCAAAAAGAGATACATTATTCAAATGCATTCGTTGCTCACAATGTATTAATGCATGCCCTATGGGATTAGAACCCTACCGGCTGGCAATGCATGTGAGGAATTCCGATTTTGTTCTATTGCGAAAAGAAAAAATATTAAACTGTACCAATTGCGGTACATGTGGATATGTTTGTCCAACCGGACGCCCGGTTTTAGACCTTATCAGATACGGAAGAAAAAAAATCACTGAAATTCAAAACAATCCACAAACAGAAATTTAA
- a CDS encoding RnfABCDGE type electron transport complex subunit G produces the protein MINQLFRSYKYRDKTNTFSSTIAPIIKNRIVAFIFIFIVLLTILTIVYIYTIGPINNAHKNSELDKIRTVLPAFDNNPIDSAKTIDELVFYTAKKGDSIVGYACKTFTDKGFNGRFYLLVGFKPDGIIYNTIVLEQHETPGFGDRMASDWNKQFNGKNLTEFNLKVKQDSGDVDAISASTISSRAYCDAIEKAYLSLMKNILKKSDVKLASEINEKFIIKDISILKKVLPAFDNDPLKEVKTISDLECFTAKKGGKVVGYAIKSSGKGYCSTVWILIGVLPDGKINGACFLENKETIGYGDKVDNPQFLGQFKGKLFGKCDFEVKKDDGDIDAVSGSTITSRAFCEAVAKASTMFCDSLSTTKNEVKKDSVIAPPSKPTIYQYTDKSIFNNVLPAFNNNPLTEFQSVNGLDVYTGRMNGVVTGYAITSFSKKGFGGKVIILVGFKPDGTINNTAFVSSNETPNFLEMVEEAGYRDQYIGKNPATFKLAIKSEGGDVDAVSGVTYTSRSFCDGVQKAYSSFINIKK, from the coding sequence ATGATAAACCAGCTATTCCGTTCGTACAAATACAGAGATAAAACAAATACTTTTTCTTCTACAATTGCGCCTATTATAAAGAATAGAATTGTTGCCTTTATTTTTATTTTCATAGTACTTCTGACCATACTGACCATAGTTTACATTTATACAATCGGACCCATAAATAATGCACATAAGAATTCCGAATTAGATAAGATACGTACGGTTCTTCCTGCTTTTGACAATAACCCCATTGATTCAGCCAAAACAATTGATGAGCTTGTTTTCTATACAGCAAAGAAAGGCGACAGTATTGTAGGTTATGCATGTAAAACATTTACCGATAAAGGATTCAACGGAAGATTTTATTTGCTGGTAGGTTTTAAACCTGATGGAATTATTTATAACACTATTGTTTTGGAACAACACGAAACTCCGGGCTTTGGCGACAGAATGGCATCGGACTGGAACAAACAATTCAATGGAAAAAATCTTACCGAATTCAACCTTAAAGTTAAACAAGACAGTGGCGATGTGGATGCTATATCGGCATCAACCATTAGTTCACGCGCATACTGCGATGCCATCGAAAAGGCATACTTATCCCTGATGAAAAATATTCTGAAAAAATCAGATGTTAAACTAGCATCAGAAATAAATGAGAAATTTATTATTAAAGATATTTCAATATTAAAGAAAGTACTTCCTGCATTCGACAACGATCCATTGAAAGAAGTTAAAACAATTTCTGACCTGGAATGTTTCACTGCAAAGAAAGGGGGTAAAGTTGTAGGTTATGCAATTAAAAGCTCGGGCAAAGGTTATTGCAGTACCGTCTGGATATTAATAGGAGTACTGCCTGACGGAAAAATAAATGGCGCTTGTTTCCTTGAAAATAAAGAAACCATAGGTTATGGAGACAAAGTTGATAACCCTCAATTTCTCGGTCAGTTTAAAGGCAAATTATTTGGCAAATGTGATTTTGAAGTAAAAAAAGATGATGGTGATATTGACGCTGTTTCAGGCTCAACCATTACATCGCGCGCGTTCTGCGAAGCCGTAGCTAAAGCATCGACCATGTTCTGCGATAGTTTATCCACTACAAAAAATGAAGTTAAAAAAGATAGTGTTATTGCACCTCCATCAAAACCGACAATTTATCAATACACCGACAAATCGATTTTCAATAATGTATTACCTGCTTTCAATAATAATCCTTTAACCGAATTCCAATCTGTAAACGGGCTGGATGTATATACAGGAAGAATGAATGGTGTAGTTACTGGCTATGCAATAACTTCATTCTCTAAAAAAGGATTTGGTGGTAAAGTAATTATTTTGGTAGGGTTTAAACCCGATGGAACCATTAACAATACAGCATTTGTTTCAAGTAATGAAACACCCAACTTTCTTGAAATGGTTGAAGAAGCAGGTTACAGAGACCAATATATAGGGAAAAACCCGGCTACATTCAAACTGGCTATTAAATCAGAAGGTGGCGATGTGGATGCGGTTTCAGGAGTTACATATACGTCGCGCTCATTCTGTGATGGTGTTCAAAAAGCATATTCCTCATTTATAAATATTAAAAAATAA
- a CDS encoding helix-turn-helix transcriptional regulator, whose protein sequence is MKKGENKMTKANIKTWSQIKDEQFGKKGTNRRDNLDREFESFKIGILLRQARESKHLTQDELAKVIDKKRTYISRVENDGSNITLRTLFEIVERGLGGKVTIGIKI, encoded by the coding sequence ATGAAAAAAGGAGAAAATAAAATGACAAAAGCAAACATTAAGACTTGGTCGCAAATAAAGGACGAGCAATTTGGTAAAAAAGGCACCAACAGACGGGATAACCTTGATAGGGAATTTGAGTCATTCAAAATTGGTATTCTCCTCAGGCAAGCAAGAGAATCAAAACATCTGACTCAAGATGAGCTAGCAAAGGTAATTGACAAAAAAAGGACTTACATTTCCCGTGTAGAGAATGACGGTAGTAATATCACTTTACGGACATTGTTCGAGATCGTTGAAAGAGGACTTGGCGGTAAAGTGACAATTGGAATAAAGATTTAA